CGCGCAGCGACAGCGGCACCGACCTCTTCGAGAACCGCGAGTCGGCGGCGCAGCAACGCTTCTACAACGGCATCGTGGCCGAACTCAGCGAGATGATGACGCGGCGGGACATCGAGTCGCTTATCCTCGTGGGGCCGGTGCAGCGGCTCGCGGAGTTCAAGGCGGAGATTCCCGACAAGGCCCGCTTCGAGGTCATCGGCGAGACGAATGTGACGGGCGGGGCGGGCTGGGTCAACCCGGCGGACATCCTCGAAAAGATTCAGCCCATGCTCGAAGAGCACCGCCTGAGGACCGAGGACGCCCTGCTCGGCGAGATTCAGGAGAGCGGCGTCATGGAGACCGAGCGCGTGCTGGAGATGCTTCAGGAGGCCCGCCTCTACCGCCTCGTCATCCCCGAGGACGGCTCGCAGATGCACCTGTACCGCAGCCACAACCGCGAGGTCCCGTACTTCACGAGCAAGAAGGACGTGACCGAGAGTCCCCTCGACGGCAGCCTGATGGAGCGCGTGACGCTGGAGGAAGTGCTGGACGACTTTATCGACCTCTACGGGGTGGAGGTGAAGCGCGTCCACGGCGACCACGCCATGCGGCTGGTGAAGGAATACGGCGGGCTGGCGGGGCTGCCCAGGTACTGAGGAGTCCTCACAACAGGAGAGAAGAGAACGATGCGGCGTCCCGCTCAAGTGGAAGCGGGGCGCTATCGTTGTTGCCCTCCCCCAGACACGCGGCAGGGGTGTGCCCGCCGACATCGCAGAGAGTCTTCCCGAAGTGCCCCAGATGAGCGGGTGCGGAACACGCTGCCGCCGGTCATCCCCCGGTCATGAGGCGGTCACTGGGTCGGGCCTAGCGTGGGCACACGGCGGACGGGACGAAGGAGGACTGACCCGGCCCGCTCACCCCGCCCCGGTGGGGGAAGGAGCTGAGAGATGGGCACACAGAGAGGGTGGAGGCGGCTCGTCCTGCTGGCGTCGGCGGCCTTGCTGGTGGGTGGCTCGGTGGGGGCGGACACGGTGCCGTCGGGGATGTACGGTGAGTATGCGTCGCAACGGAACCAGACCCAGGGGTACGGCTACCGCGAAATCTTCGAGCCGGACGTGTACCGCATGGACGACGGTGACACGGAAACCGAGGAGGTCGGCCTGACGGGCGGCGAGTACCGCTTCAAGGCGATCTGTGACGACGACTGCGACGACATCGACCTGGAGGTGCTGGACTCCGACGGCAACGTGATCGCCTCGGACTACGGCCTGGACAGCCTGCCCATCGTGTCCTTCCGGGCCACGCGGGGTGACTACACCGTGCGGCTGAGCATGGAGTCTTGCGACTGGGAACCCTGTCAGGCCGTTCTGATGTACATGAAGAAGTAGTGGTCGTCCGGGCGGACCCCTGAGCCGATGGGGTTCGCCCATTCGTCGTTTCCCCTCCATCTGTCCCCCCAACCCCCGCGTACAATCCCCCCGTGACGGTCGCCGCCCCCAACCTCTCCAAGCTCCTGCCCACTGCGCCGGTTGGGAACGTCCTGCTGCTGCCCCAGGTGGCCCGCGCCGCCCTCTTCGCCGCCCACCCCGGTCCCGCCGTGCTGCTCACCACGCCCGACCGTGTGGGTGTGTACGCCTCGGCGGGGGCGCTGGGGGCACCCCTGACCGTCAACCCCGGCCTGCGCGACTGGGAGGGGCGGCACGAGCACGTCGTCCTCGACGTGAATACGGCGCTCGACCTGTTCCCCGCCCGCCCGGAGGACCACGCCCTGACCCTGACGGTGGGCCGCTCTCTTCCGCGCGAGGAGTTGCTGGACAAGCTGGAGCGGCTGGGCTACGAGCGCGGCGAGGAACCCGGCTTCGAGTTGCGCGGCGACACGCTGGAGTTGAGGCTGGAGCCGGGCGCGGGCGTGCCGCAGGGCGGCGACCCGGTGTGGATTCGCGCCGAGTTCTTCGGGGACGAGCTGGACACGTTGCGGATGCTCGCGCCTGGCGACCTGACGGGCGAGAAGATCAGGACCTTCACGCTGGAGCCGACCGCCGACTACCTGACGGAAGTGAAGTGGGACGCCACCCGCCTCGACCTCCTGCCGGGCCGGGTCTTCCTCGACGCGCCGGAGTTCTATCCTTCCGCGCTCGGTCCGCTCGCCGACACGCTCTGGCCTCGGCTGCGGGGGCGCGAGGTCACGTCCTTTGGCCGCTCGCCGTTGGAGCTGGCCGACTTCGACCTCGATCTCAAGGTGCTGTCCTTCTACCGCGCCCGCTTATCTGACCTCGCGCGGGACGTGGACGACTGGCGCGCGGGCGGCTACCGGGTCCTGATCCTCGTGCGCCACGACCGGACGGCGACGTACCTCGCGGAGAAGCTGCTGGAAAGTCGGGAAGTGCCGTGGCTCACCATCCCCCGAGTCGAGGAGGGTGGCCTCGGCTTCCTGCGTGCGGGCGGCGAGGGCGGCTTCGTCATCCCCGAACATCGGACGGTCGTTCTCACGGAGGACCTGATCTACGGTTTTCAGGGCGGCTCGGCGCTGCGGGGCAGGAAGCTCGGCGGCAAGCCCGTCACGGACGCGCTGGGCCTGCACGTGGGCGACTACCTCATCCACCCGGAACACGGCATCGGGCAGTTTCAGGGGCTGGAGACGCGCACGGTCCTCGGCGTCACGCGCGATTACCTCAACCTCGACTACCGGAACGGTGCCCGCCTCGCCGTGCCCATCGAGCAACTGCCCGTGCTGCGCCGTCATCCCGGTACGACGGACGATCCGCCCGTGCTGTCCTCCTTCGACAAGAAGGACTGGGCGAAGGCGAAGGAAAAGGCCCGCAAGAATGCCGAGGAGGTCGCCGGAAAACTCCTCGTCCAGTACGCGGCGCGGCAGGTCACGCCGGGCAACGCCTTCCCACCCCAGCCCGAGTGGGACGCGCAGGTGGAGAAGAACTTCCAGTTCGACCTCACCTCGGATCAGCGCACGGCCCTGAAGGAGACGATGCGCGACCTCGAAAAGGCCAATCCCGCCGACCGCCTGATCTCCGGCGACGTGGGCTTCGGCAAGACGGAGGTGGCCCTGCGCGCCGCCCACCGCGTCGTCGGGCACGGCAAGCAGGTCGCGGTCCTCGTGCCCACCACTCTCCTCGCCGAGCAGCACACGTCCACGTTCGTCGAGCGGTTCAAGAAGCTGCCCGTCCGCGTCGAGGGCTTGAGCCGCTTCACCCACGACAAGCAGGCGCGGGCGATTCTGGCCGACCTCGCGCAGGGCAAGGTGGACATCATCATCGGGACGCACCGCCTCCTCTCCGGCGACATCGGGTTCAAGGACCTCGGCCTCATCGTCGTGGACGAGGAACACCGCTTCGGCGTCGGTCAGAAGGAGAAGCTGCGGGCGCTGCGCGGTCTGCCCCCCGTCTCGAAGGAAGGCAAGATCGACATTCCCGAGGGCGTGAAGGCGGTGGACACCCTCGCCCTCTCCGCCACGCCCATCCCGCGCACCCTCTACATGAGCATGGTGGGCCTGCGCGACATGAGCAGCATCCAGACGCCGCCGAAGGGCCGCAAGCCCATCCAGACGGTCCTCGCGCCCTTCGACCCCGTGACCGTGCGCGACGCGATCCTCAGTGAGATCGAGCGCGGCGGCAAGGTCTTCTACATTCATGACCGCATCGCCTCCATCGGGGCGCGGAGCCTCTACCTCCGCAACCTCATCCCCGAGGCGCGCATCGGCGTGGCGCACGGGCGGATGAACGAGGAGGAGCTGGAGGAGATCATGCTCGGCTTCGCGGAGGGCGCGTTCGATGTGCTCCTCTCCACCACCATCGTCGAGACGGGCCTGGACATCCCCGAGGCGAACACCATCCTGATCGAGCGGGCGGACCGTCTGGGCTTGGCGCAGCTCTACCAGCTTCGCGGACGCGTCGGGCGGCGGCAGCAGACGGCCTACGCCTACCTCTTCTACCCGCCGCGCATGACGGAGAACGCCCAGCGGCGGCTGTGGGCCATCGCCGACCTGCAAGACCTCGGCTCCGGGCACCTCCTCGCCGAGAAGGACATGGAGATTCGCGGCGTGGGCAACATCCTCGGTGAGGAGCAGCACGGGCACGTTCAGGCCGTGTCCATCGACGTGTATACCGAGCTGCTGGCGCAGGCCGTCGCCCGCCTGAAGGGCGAGAAGATGGAGACGCCCGCGAGCGTGTCCATCGACCTCCCCGTGAACTCCCGCCTCACGCCCGAATACTTCGACGGTAACGAGGAGGAGCGCATCGCCACCTACGGGCGGCTCTCGGAGGCCCGCACGTTGCAGGCCGTCAGCCGGGTCGAGCGTGACCTCCGCAAGAAGTACGGCCCGCCCACCCCCGAGGTCCAAAACTTCATCGACCTCGCCAAGCTGCGCCTGACCGCCCTCGCCAAACGGGTGCTGAGCGTCGGCGAGACGATGACGCATATCCAGGTCGCCTTCGCCTACAAGGGCCTCGACTACGACGCCCCCGGCCTGAAACGCTTCCCCCACAAGACGGAAGTGACGACCTTCCCGCCCGGCGTGAAACTGGAGAAGCGCGGGCTGAAGCCGGACGATTACGTGAGGACGTTGATCGAGTTGCTGGGATATTTCGGCTAAGGGAGATGATGTTGAATAATAAGTTGCATGACGAGATGCTAAGCTTGGTGAAATTTCTAGAGTTCGAGGGCCTAAAGAGAGTGTTTTTAAGCATAACGCTAATAGATTCCCAAGTATAAGAGGTAGTTCGTTTAATTTATTGTTTCTACGGCTGCCTATAGCTGTAGCTGTGTTAGCGATTTTAGCCCTCTTAACACGATCAAGGGAGAATAGCTGTTGCGGCTCTAACTTTTATTTTAGTCCACCTAATTATATTTTATCTAATATCGTTAATCTTTATAGGCGCTTCCCCCCATAAATATATTTAATGCAACAAAACTTAGCTTGTTCGACAGCAGGATGCAAGAATATTATAACGTAGCGTCTATTAATACGTGGGATTGGGCTAAGTAATATAAAAAAGTCCGAGGTTAAGCAATGGTACAAAGAGGTGAAGGCGTATTATAAAAGCCTTTCAGATTTCCTGAAATCTCTATTTGCTCCGCTTGCTTTACTATCTATATACACCGTTCATAAAATCATATCAGATGGGCTGGGAATCGACATACTCAATATGTATTATTGGAAAAATAATTTTTTCAGAAAATGCTATAGATTTAATTGGTTTCTCTTTACTGTTCTTGGTATCATCACCATTACTATTATGGCACAGTTCAGATTGGTGCAGTATATATTAAGGTTAGCGGTAATAGAAAGTATAGATGCCGTCATTGATAGAGAAAAACTAATTGAGCTACCTCTAGGTGCGAGGTTGAGGCTAGACGATATATGAATCATCTATAACTAATATTGAGTGTATTTCTGTCTAGAGCTTCGATCTAAGAATTATGCAGTTCAAGATTTAGTCTGCCCCAGTCACATTTAATAGTGCGATACTCACCCTATGATCCAATTGACCGTGGACGTGCAACTGGATGAGCGCGGGCAACCCATCTTCCGCCTGACCGAGGCTCAGGCGGCGGCACTGGGATTGCGGGTGACGGCAGTGCGGCAGGCCCGGTGGGAAGTTGCCGACGAACGCCGGGTCGTCCCTTCCAGCCCCTTCCGCAAGTATCTGGGCGTGGCTCCACCGCTGGAGGAGGGCAGCGCGGCTTTTCACCGGGACCTGCGCGGCCACGACGAATAATGCTGGCACTGGACAGCAACGTCGTCAGTGCCATCTTTCGTGCCGAAGACAGCGCCGAGGCGATCCTGGCCCTCCTGGAGGTGCGGACGGGCGAGGAGATCGTGATGCACGGCGCGGCCTTCTGCGAGTTTCTGGCCGGTCCCGGCATTCGGGAAGAAGACGCGCTCGACTTCCTGCGTGATACGGGCGTGCGGGTGGAGTGGCAGACGGGCGAAGTGCTTTGGTTAAGAGCCGCGCGGACCTTCAAGGAATACGCCGCGCGCAGGCGCAGAAGTGGCGGAGAGAGGCCCCGACGGATTCTTGCGGACTTCCTGATCGGTGCCCATGCGGAGAGCCTGGGAGCCACCCTCGTCACCCTTGATCCACAGCACTTCCGCCAGAACTTCGCGGGCTTGGCCGTCGTCAATCCCGTCGAGTAGGCCCCGCGCCGCGCGGGCAGGCGGCCCCTGACCCCACGCTCTGCATCCCTGTTGCCATCGCCGAAGTCGCCTCCAGGCTGACCTCCGAGCTTTGAAGGAAAGTTCGAGCGGGAGAGTTCAACATCCTCTCTGTTTCCCCGTGGTCACGTCCCGGTCATCCCCCTCCCCCTACCCTCACCCCATGAAGGCGAAAGGGGGTGCCCGTTGATCGTCGTGCAGGTGTTCGGGCCGGGCGGGCTGATCGGCGTGTACGGCTTCCAGAGCGTGCCCCACGTCCACGAGGAGATCGAAATTATCCGCGCGGGCGTCTTCCGGGTGACGCGCGTGACCCACTTCGCGGGCGACCCGATGGACGGCCATCCCGCCGCCATGACCCGCATCTACGTGACGCCGCAAGGAGGTTGAACCCGGTCTAGCCAACCCGTCACTTGACGCGGACAGTGTGAAAAGCCCTACACTATCTCATGAAACTCAGGACGCTGGGCGGCCTCTCGGTGGAGGGGGCCGCGTACCGGCGTGAAAAGCCTCTACTGCTGCTGGCCTACCTGTGCCTGGAGGGCGCGCAACCCCGGCGGCGGCTGGCCTCGCTGTTCTGGCCTGAGGCAGCGAACCCGATGAACTCGCTCGCCCAGCACCTGATCCGGCTGCGGCCCCTGGGGGACGCGGTGCGCGAGGACGGCGGGCGAGTGGACGGAACACTCGTGTGTGACGCCTGCCTCCTGCGCGAACACGGGCGGGCCGGGCGGCACCGCGAGGCGCTGGAGGGGTACGGCGGGGCGTTTCTGGAGGGGGTGGGGGTGGACCTCGGCCCCGACCTGGAGGAGTGGCTGTTCGATACCCGCGAGGCGCTGGGGCGCGAGGCCCGCGCGGCGGCGCTGGCCCTGGCCGAGCGGCGGCTGGCCCTCGGGGACGCGGTGGGGGCGGCGGCGGGGGCGGAGGCGGCCTACGCGGTGGCGGGCGCTCCCCCACCCGACCCGGCGGAACTGCCGCGCCTGTACCGCCTCCTCGTGGCGGGGGCGCATCCCCTCGCCGTCACCGTGCGGCGGGAGGCGGACGAGCTGGGTGTGGCGCTGGAGCCGCCGCCCACACTCGCCGCGCCGCCCCTGCTCGGTCGGGGGGCCGAACACGCCGCCCTGGGCCGTCTCGCGCCCGGTGAGGTCGCCTGGGTGAGCGGGCCGCCGGGCATAGGCAAGAGCGCGCTGCTCGCCGCACTGGCCGCCGGAGGTGGGTGGCGGGTGCTGCCGGGTCGCGGGGGGCTGCCGCTCGCCACGCTGGAAGCCCTCGCCCCGCGCCTGTCGGGGACGGCGGACGCCCTCGCCGCGCTCGCCGACCCCCGGTTGCGCGTCGCCGTGGATGGCTGGGAGGACGCCGACGACGCCACCCGCCACGTCCTGACGCTCGCCGCGCGGCAGCGGCCCGGCGCGACCCTCCTCGTCGCGGCGCGCGACCCGCCCGCGCTGCCCGCCGACCTGCACCTCGCCCTCGACCCCCTCACCGCCGCCGACCTCGCCGGGCATCCTGGGGCGCTGGAGGTGACGGGCGGGCACCCGGCCCACGTCGCCGCCTTCCTGCGTGGCGTGCCGCCCGACCGCACCCTCGCCGACCACCTGGGGACCCTGCCCGCGCCCGCCCGCGAGCTGTACCTGACGCTCGCGCTGCAACCCGTCCCCGACCTCGCCGCGACCCGCGCCGCGCTGGGGCTGGGGGCCGCCGAGCTGACCCGCGCGCTCGACCGCCTGACCCGCGAGGGCCTGTGCGCCCCGACGGGGGAGGTCCGCACGCCCGGCCCGGCGCGGGACCTGCTGGCGGCGCACCCCACCCCCACGGCGCTGCGTCACCTGCATCTCGCCCGCGCGCACCCCACCGGCACGGGCTGGGGCCACTGGCTCGCGGCCCGCCCGCTGTGGGAGGAGGGCGACCACGCCGCCGCCGCCCACGCCGCGCACGTCCACGCGGGGGAGGAGTTGCGGCGCGGCTACCCGGCGCAGGCCGCCGCGACGCTGGAGGTGTCCCCGCAGACGGGGGAGGTACGGCTCTTCTGGGCACGCATCGCCCTTCAGAACGGAGATACGCCACGGGCGGAACACCTCCTGCGCGCGCTCCCGGAGACGCCGCTGGTCCGCGCCTGTCTGGCCCTGACCGCCTTCAAACTCGGACAGTTCCGCCGGGCGATGGCGTTGGCCCAGGACGTTGCGATGGACGGCAGTACCGCCGCCGCCTACGCGACGCTCGTGCTCGGTCACGTGGCCCTGCGGGAGAACGCCCGGACGGAGGCGCGGCGGTTCTACTACCAGGCGGCGCACCTGTACCGCCTGAGCGGTGAGGCGGAGGCTGCCCTGCAGGCGGAGAACCTGACGGCCACCCTGGCCGCGCAGGATGGACAGCCTCCCGACGAGGCGTTCGGGGGACTGTGGGAGCACAGCAACTCCGCCCCCGTTCAGCGGGCCTCGCTCCTCAACAACTACGCCGACAGTCTCGCCACCTACCGCCCGGACGATCTGGAGGCCCGCAGGCGGGTGGACGCCGCCTATCAGGAGGCCGCCGACCTCTACATGGTGCTCGGAAACCGGGAGGGACAGGCCCATGTCCTCAACGCCCGAGGAGTCACCCTGTACGAGCGCGGGGAGCGGGAGCAGGCGCGCGCCCTCTACCTTCAGGCCCTGACCCTCCTGCAAGGAAGCGGCAACCTGCGCCTCCTGGGCCTGGTCATGAGCAACCTCAGCGAGGTTGAGGGCGACCTGAACCGCTTCGAGCACACCCTCGACCTGCTGGGCCGGGCGGGCCACACCCAGCTCGTGCAAACGATCCGGCTTAACGCCTCCGACTTCATCTCAGCCGCCCGGAAGTCCTAGCCACCCCTCATGCCCCGCTTCGGAGGAGAAGGATGAGCGACCTCAAGAAACTCCCGCTGGCGCTGTTGGTCCTCGGCCTGGCCGCTTGGGCGGGAGGCGTTCAGACTCAACCTGATAAGGAGAGCCACGTCTTTCAGGGGGAGGTCGTTCCAGTGTCCTCTCTGGAGGAGGAGCCGCCCGTCTTAAAGGTGGGAGGAAAGCGTGGGCCTGCATGTTCAGGAACGCCCCGTCAGTGGACGTGTGCAGTGCCCAAAGATGCCGCCCTCGGGGAGCAAGATGTCAGCTTGGTCAGGGTGAAAGATGGGAAGGAGGATGTCCTCGGCACCTGGGTAGTTCTTCCAGGGGACTTCGGCCTCCTCCTTCAAACGGAGCAAGTTAAGCCGACTTCCCTAAGTCCTTCAATCAACCGCACTGCCTCAGAATTGATCGTCAATGTACTGCCTCGGGCCTCCGCTTCAGACTCCTCGATTAGTGTCGAGGAAGTAAACAATATTCTGAATAGAGAATTTAAATCTCCGAGGCGGCTACAACCGTTCGACATTCGGGAGCGTCAATTGAATGACGGAAGCCTTTTATTCTTTATGGATGAACTTGAGCAATTACCTGATGGATTAAGAGGAACACTCGGGGATGTTTCTAGCCCTCTTACTGTAAATCAATTCTCTCCCATAAGGGGTCTTCCACAAATCAATACATCACGCCTTCCTATTTGGCAACTCCCGTTGAATCAAGGAATACGTCGCTCAATCAAACCTCCTCTCAACTCTAATATAGATTTGTCCAATTTAAAAGCACGATTCCCGTCATTATTTAAGGATAGAGGAGAGGCTGGACTTGGTTCACTTATAAATCAGTTGAAAGTACCCACGCTGGTCTTTCAGCCAAATGACCGAGTAATTAATCTGCTACGTAAGGATAATAATTCACCCCTCGCGTGTACTACGCCGCTCGAGAGATTCACTTCAACAGAGGGCACGAGCCGCGACATTGATCTTCTTCGAAAACTCTTTGTATCGAATGGTCTTGCATCAAATATCATTGCCACAAGAGAGCCTAATATTGGGGACTCACCTTCTTCGACAGCCCATCTGAATAAGAGCGACGAGGATAAGTTGAACGATATAGACGGCGCTGGGGTGAATAGGGCAAACGCCGAAGCCATAGGATCAAGAGAAACAGCCTCTCCCTCTCAACAGCCCATTATATACGTCGTCGATACCTTTGGTAAAGACAAGAACGGCGTCATGACAGACAGATATGCGGTGAAGAGAGGCATTTACATGGCGTACGGACATGGAGAGTATATTGGAAGAATCCTGAAAATGGCGTATCCCGAGGCAGCCGACGTGCAGTACATCCCGGCCTGCGACGCCGACGGCTCCTGCGAGACCGCCCTGGTCATTCAGGGCATCTGTCAGGCGGTCGCGGCACGTAAGGAGACCAAGCGTCCCGTCATCGTCAATCTGAGCCTGAGTACTCCTCTGCCCGGTCAATACCTCCTCGACGCCATGAAGTACGCCGCGCGAAACGGAGTTCTCTTCGTGGCGGGGCACGGCAACGTCGAGGACCAGGAAAACCAGAAGGGTTACTCCTGTTACACCCTGGTCGCAGGGGACCGCTGTCACCATTTTCCCGCAGATTGGAGCGCCCAACCGTCCCTCCCCCTGTCGCTTGCCTCGAGCATCGTGAGTGTCGGTGCCCTAGAATGGCTAGACGACGGGTGGCAGCCTGCGGAGTTCGGGCGGTTGCACGAGCCGGGCGGTCGGTTGGCCCCCGGAGTCTTGAACGTGCCCGCCGATGTCCTGGCTCCGAGCAGGTTCTACTTCGAATCCAGGCCCCCCAATCAAGTGACCCAGCAGGGACTTCAGGGTTTACGGCTGGTCTACCGGGGAACCTCCTTTGCCACTCCGCTCGTGACGGGGCTGCTCGCCCAACGTGTAGCGGAAGGGCAGCAGGGCCTTCCCAAAGAGTGGGACAAGATCACTTCCGAGGTCGCAGATATATCAACAATTCCATCAACCTCTTCCCCAGGTGCGTCAATTTCCCCACAACCCCTCGATCTGACGGTTCACCCTCAGCCCCAACCCTAACCCCAGTAGAAGAAGGGGCGACCCACCCGTGGCCGCCCTTCCCCTTGCGTTCTTCCTTACACGCTGATCTCCGCGAACCGCGCATTCTCCCGGATGAAGTCCTTGCGCGGCGCTACGTCCGTCCCCATCAGCTCCTCGAAGACTCGGTTGGTATCGATCAGGTCCTCGATGCTGACGCGCTTGAGCACCCGCGCTTCCGGGTTCATCGTCGTGTCCCAGAGCTGGTCGGCGTTCATCTCGCCCAGCCCCTTGAAGCGCTGAATCTCGTACTTCTTGCCTTCCTTGTTCGCGCGGGCGACGTGTTGCTTCAGCTCGTCCTCGTTGTAGAGGTACGTGCCCTTCTTCTCGCGGCCCACCATGATGCGGTACAGCGGCGGCTGCGCGATGTACAGGTGGCCTTGCTCCACGACCGGGCGCATGTAACGGAAGAAGAAGGTCAGCAGCAGCGTCGTGATGTGCCCGCCGTCCATGTCGGCGTCGGTCATGATGATGACCTTGTGGTAACGCAGGTTTGACAGGTCGAAGTGAACGTTGTCGCCCGTGCCCTCCACGCCCGCGCCGATGGCCCCGATCAGCGCCCGAATCTCGGCGTTCTTGAGAATCTTGTTCAGCTCGGCCTTTTCCACGTTGAGAATCTTGCCGCGCAGGGGCAGGATCGCCTGGAAGCGCCGCTCGCGCCCACCCTTGGCCGAGCCGCCCGCCGAGTTGCCCTCCACGATGAACAGCTCGCTCTCGGAGGGGTCCTGGGAAGAGCAGTCGGCCAGCTTGCCGGGCAGGTCGTCGTTCTCCAGCGGGTTGCTGCGCCGCACGATGTCGCGGGCCTTGCGGGCGGCTTCCCTGGCGCGGGCGGCCTCGGCGGCCTTCTCCACGATGGTGCGGCCCACCTTCGGGTTCTCCTCCAGAAACTCCGCGAACCGCTCACCCACGATGGCGTTCACGGCGGTCTGCGCCTCGGAGTTCAGCAGCTTGACCTTCGCCTGCGACTCGAACTGCGGGTCGCCGAGCTTGACCGACACCACACAGTAGATGCCCTCCAGCAGATCGTCGCCGCCGGGGACCGGGTTGCCCGCCTTGATGAGGTTCTTGTCCTTCGCGTACTTGTTCAGGATGCGCGTGTAGGCCGTCTTGAAGCCCGTCAGCGGCGTGCCGCCGTCGCGCGTGCGGATCATGTTCGCGT
Above is a window of Deinococcus sp. YIM 134068 DNA encoding:
- a CDS encoding VLRF1 family aeRF1-type release factor, translated to MISRAAIRRIQELPDNAMVLMAVVNDNPALVDNEGGALQTRAKVAMQEAGVPPTVMAQVLDDLGHVRDHSGKSSLYVVGSDGSSFERHDINADLPERFHYGRPLKSMLAGILDLLPTVAVLAVDREWARLFLLRQGELIEIRRQENVRLDDGERWDTVVSGTRHVPGAQGTGGQGSGPRSDSGTDLFENRESAAQQRFYNGIVAELSEMMTRRDIESLILVGPVQRLAEFKAEIPDKARFEVIGETNVTGGAGWVNPADILEKIQPMLEEHRLRTEDALLGEIQESGVMETERVLEMLQEARLYRLVIPEDGSQMHLYRSHNREVPYFTSKKDVTESPLDGSLMERVTLEEVLDDFIDLYGVEVKRVHGDHAMRLVKEYGGLAGLPRY
- a CDS encoding type II toxin-antitoxin system VapC family toxin codes for the protein MLALDSNVVSAIFRAEDSAEAILALLEVRTGEEIVMHGAAFCEFLAGPGIREEDALDFLRDTGVRVEWQTGEVLWLRAARTFKEYAARRRRSGGERPRRILADFLIGAHAESLGATLVTLDPQHFRQNFAGLAVVNPVE
- a CDS encoding S8 family serine peptidase — protein: MSDLKKLPLALLVLGLAAWAGGVQTQPDKESHVFQGEVVPVSSLEEEPPVLKVGGKRGPACSGTPRQWTCAVPKDAALGEQDVSLVRVKDGKEDVLGTWVVLPGDFGLLLQTEQVKPTSLSPSINRTASELIVNVLPRASASDSSISVEEVNNILNREFKSPRRLQPFDIRERQLNDGSLLFFMDELEQLPDGLRGTLGDVSSPLTVNQFSPIRGLPQINTSRLPIWQLPLNQGIRRSIKPPLNSNIDLSNLKARFPSLFKDRGEAGLGSLINQLKVPTLVFQPNDRVINLLRKDNNSPLACTTPLERFTSTEGTSRDIDLLRKLFVSNGLASNIIATREPNIGDSPSSTAHLNKSDEDKLNDIDGAGVNRANAEAIGSRETASPSQQPIIYVVDTFGKDKNGVMTDRYAVKRGIYMAYGHGEYIGRILKMAYPEAADVQYIPACDADGSCETALVIQGICQAVAARKETKRPVIVNLSLSTPLPGQYLLDAMKYAARNGVLFVAGHGNVEDQENQKGYSCYTLVAGDRCHHFPADWSAQPSLPLSLASSIVSVGALEWLDDGWQPAEFGRLHEPGGRLAPGVLNVPADVLAPSRFYFESRPPNQVTQQGLQGLRLVYRGTSFATPLVTGLLAQRVAEGQQGLPKEWDKITSEVADISTIPSTSSPGASISPQPLDLTVHPQPQP
- a CDS encoding tetratricopeptide repeat protein yields the protein MKLRTLGGLSVEGAAYRREKPLLLLAYLCLEGAQPRRRLASLFWPEAANPMNSLAQHLIRLRPLGDAVREDGGRVDGTLVCDACLLREHGRAGRHREALEGYGGAFLEGVGVDLGPDLEEWLFDTREALGREARAAALALAERRLALGDAVGAAAGAEAAYAVAGAPPPDPAELPRLYRLLVAGAHPLAVTVRREADELGVALEPPPTLAAPPLLGRGAEHAALGRLAPGEVAWVSGPPGIGKSALLAALAAGGGWRVLPGRGGLPLATLEALAPRLSGTADALAALADPRLRVAVDGWEDADDATRHVLTLAARQRPGATLLVAARDPPALPADLHLALDPLTAADLAGHPGALEVTGGHPAHVAAFLRGVPPDRTLADHLGTLPAPARELYLTLALQPVPDLAATRAALGLGAAELTRALDRLTREGLCAPTGEVRTPGPARDLLAAHPTPTALRHLHLARAHPTGTGWGHWLAARPLWEEGDHAAAAHAAHVHAGEELRRGYPAQAAATLEVSPQTGEVRLFWARIALQNGDTPRAEHLLRALPETPLVRACLALTAFKLGQFRRAMALAQDVAMDGSTAAAYATLVLGHVALRENARTEARRFYYQAAHLYRLSGEAEAALQAENLTATLAAQDGQPPDEAFGGLWEHSNSAPVQRASLLNNYADSLATYRPDDLEARRRVDAAYQEAADLYMVLGNREGQAHVLNARGVTLYERGEREQARALYLQALTLLQGSGNLRLLGLVMSNLSEVEGDLNRFEHTLDLLGRAGHTQLVQTIRLNASDFISAARKS
- a CDS encoding transcription-repair coupling factor → MTVAAPNLSKLLPTAPVGNVLLLPQVARAALFAAHPGPAVLLTTPDRVGVYASAGALGAPLTVNPGLRDWEGRHEHVVLDVNTALDLFPARPEDHALTLTVGRSLPREELLDKLERLGYERGEEPGFELRGDTLELRLEPGAGVPQGGDPVWIRAEFFGDELDTLRMLAPGDLTGEKIRTFTLEPTADYLTEVKWDATRLDLLPGRVFLDAPEFYPSALGPLADTLWPRLRGREVTSFGRSPLELADFDLDLKVLSFYRARLSDLARDVDDWRAGGYRVLILVRHDRTATYLAEKLLESREVPWLTIPRVEEGGLGFLRAGGEGGFVIPEHRTVVLTEDLIYGFQGGSALRGRKLGGKPVTDALGLHVGDYLIHPEHGIGQFQGLETRTVLGVTRDYLNLDYRNGARLAVPIEQLPVLRRHPGTTDDPPVLSSFDKKDWAKAKEKARKNAEEVAGKLLVQYAARQVTPGNAFPPQPEWDAQVEKNFQFDLTSDQRTALKETMRDLEKANPADRLISGDVGFGKTEVALRAAHRVVGHGKQVAVLVPTTLLAEQHTSTFVERFKKLPVRVEGLSRFTHDKQARAILADLAQGKVDIIIGTHRLLSGDIGFKDLGLIVVDEEHRFGVGQKEKLRALRGLPPVSKEGKIDIPEGVKAVDTLALSATPIPRTLYMSMVGLRDMSSIQTPPKGRKPIQTVLAPFDPVTVRDAILSEIERGGKVFYIHDRIASIGARSLYLRNLIPEARIGVAHGRMNEEELEEIMLGFAEGAFDVLLSTTIVETGLDIPEANTILIERADRLGLAQLYQLRGRVGRRQQTAYAYLFYPPRMTENAQRRLWAIADLQDLGSGHLLAEKDMEIRGVGNILGEEQHGHVQAVSIDVYTELLAQAVARLKGEKMETPASVSIDLPVNSRLTPEYFDGNEEERIATYGRLSEARTLQAVSRVERDLRKKYGPPTPEVQNFIDLAKLRLTALAKRVLSVGETMTHIQVAFAYKGLDYDAPGLKRFPHKTEVTTFPPGVKLEKRGLKPDDYVRTLIELLGYFG